The genomic stretch GCCTCTGAGGAAGCGATCCCTTCCATTGTGGACTGCAATGATTCTGTATTTCTGTCTCCAGAGAGCATGATCATGGAGGTGCAGGATTTCTGTGGAAGGTCTGGGATGGCGGTGCCAAAGACTCCGGGACAGATCGCGGCAGTCATATACAACAGCCTTGCAGTCTGCTATGGAAATACGGTAAAGGAACTGGAATCCATCACCGGAAGGACCTATCCGGCTATCCATGTGGTAGGAGGAGGCTCCAATGCGGAGTATTTGAACCGGCTGACGGCAGACCGCACAGGTCGGACCGTTTATGCCGGACCGGGAGAGGCCACTGCCATCGGAAATCTTTTGGCCCAGATGCTGGCTGCCGGAGAATTTGAGAGCTTAAAACAGGCAAGGGAGGCAGTATACCGGTCCTTTGCCGTAAAGGAGTATAAGCCAGGGAATTAGTTGGCGCAGAATGGAGGGAATTCATGATAAGAAAATCTTTTATAATGTACTTAAATGAAGGAATGGCCGAAGAATACGAGAAAAGACACAATTTGCTCTGGCCGGAAATGAAGGACATGATCAGCCGGCACGGGGGACATAATTACTCTATTTTCTTAGATGAGGAAACCAATGTCCTCTACGGATACATTGAGATCGAGAATGAAGAGAAATGGGCAGAATCGGCGGATACGCCCATCAACCGGAAATGGTGGGATTATATGGCTGACATTATGAAGACCAACCCGGATAACAGCCCGGTTTCTATCGGCTTAAAGCCTGTATTTCATTTAGACTGAACGTTATCATAGGAAGCCCCGGCCTTAAAAGCCCGGGCAGAAATTAAGAAAAGGAGAAGAGAGCCATGACAATAAAAGAAAGATATGAAGCAGCAAAGGAAGCATACAAGGCCGTTGGTGTTAATACAGATGAGGCGCTGGAGGCACTGAAGAAGATTCCTATCTCCATGCACTGCTGGCAGGGGGATGACGTAATAGGATTTGACGGAGCCGGCGGGCTCTCAGGCGGCATTCAGACGACTGGTAATTATCCTGGACGGGCCAGAAATCCTCAGGAGCTGATGAATGATATGGACAAAGCGCTGAGCCTGATTCCTGGAAAACACAGGATTAACCTTCATGCAAGCTATGCCGTATTTGAAGAGGGAGAATGGGCGGACCGTGATCAGCTGGAACGGTCGCATTTTGCAAAATGGGCAGAATTTGCAAAGGAAAGAGGGATTGGCATTGATTTTAATCCCACCCTGTTTTCTCATCCAAAGGCAGAGAATGCCACCTTGTCCAGTGAAGACGAGGAAATACGCAGCTTCTGGATCAGACATGTAAAGGCGTGCATCCGTATTTCCGAATATTTTGCGGTTGAGCAGGGAACTCCATGTACCATGAACATCTGGATTCCTGATGGTTTTAAGGATATTCCGGCGGACCGTACCTCCCCAAGGGCGCGGTTAAAAGATTCTCTTGACCAGATCCTTTCCATGGATTACGATAAAACCAAGGTATATGTAGCCGTGGAATCCAAGGTGTTTGGAATCGGTGTGGAAAGCTGTACGGTTGGTTCCCATGAATTTTATATGAATTACGCTTCCAAGAATGATATCCTATGCCTGCTGGACAGCGGCCATTATCATCCAACGGAGGTGGTTTCCGATAAGATATCCTCCATGCTCCTGTTCTTTGACAAGGTGGCCCTTCATGTGACAAGGCCGGTGCGGTGGGACAGCGACCATGTGGTGTTGTTTGACGATGAGACAAAAGAGATTGCAAAGGAAATCATCCGGGGCGGAGCTGACCGCGTTCTTTTAGCCCTAGACTTCTTTGATGCAAGCATCAATCGCTTAAGCGCCTGGATCGTGGGAATGCGCAACATGCAGAAGGCGTTGTTAAATGCCCTTCTTCTTCCGAATGAAACGCTTGCCTTGTTACAGAAGGAACGAAAGTTTACGGAGCAGATGATGCTTCAGGAGGAGCTTAAGCTTTATCCTGTGGGCGATGTATGGAATTATTTCTGTGAGATAAACGGAGTTCCGGCAAAGGAAGACTGGTTTGAAGAAATACGCAGCTATGAAAAAGAAGTGCTGCTTAACCGGGAATAAGGAGAAAAAGAATATGAATATTTTAGATACTGAATTTGTAAAAGGCTTTATCCGCTTATGTGACGACGGATTCCGCCAGAACTGGCATGAGAGAAACGGCGGCAATTTAAGCTACCGCATCAAGGAGTCAGAGGTAGAATCAGTGAAAGAGAGCTTTACGGATAAGAATCCCTGGCAGCCCATCGGAACCTGTGTAAAGGGTCTGGCAGGAGAGTATTTCATGGTGACGGGAAGCGGGAAGTATTTCCGCAACGTGATCCTGGATCCGGAAGCCAATACCTGTATCATTGAGGTGGATGAAAGCGGTGAGAATTACAGAATCCGCTGGGGATTAGTAAACGGCGGGCGTCCCACCAGCGAGCTGCCTTCCCATCTTATGAACCATGAAGTAAAAAAAGAGGCTACATCCGGTAAACACAGGGTGATCTACCATGCCCATCCTGCCAATGTAATTGCCCTTACCTTTGTTCTTCCATTAGAGGATAAAGTCTTCACCCGGGAATTATGGGAGATGGCAACAGAATGTCCGGTGGTTTTCCCGGACGGCGTAGGTGTGGTTGGCTGGATGGTGCCAGGCGGACGAGACATAGCAGTGGCAACCAGTGAGCTGATGAAGAAGTACGATGTGGCTGTATGGGCTCATCACGGCTTATTCGCTTCCGGAGAGGACTTTGACCTGACCTTTGGTCTTATGCATACGGTAGAAAAGTCTGCAGAAATCCTTGTTAAGGTGCTTTCCATCCGTCCGGATAAGCTTCAGACCATCACACCTCAAAACTTCCGTGACCTGGCGGTTGATTTTAAGGTGAATCTGCCGGAAGAATTTTTGTATGAAAAATAACCTGTAAAAATGGCACTGGAGAGCGTAAGTGATATGCCCCCTGTCAAGTAGACAGGATAAATATCTAAAATGAAGTGCCGAAAAACGATCACACATATTTGTGTGGTCGTTTTTCTATGCACACCATTTCTCTTTATATTTCTCAATTCGTTTGTTTTCGGGAATCGGGTATTCTTTTGGCCTTTCGGAAGATAGCGCTTCGGTTCTTACTTCCAACGGTGTTTTACAATGATATCTATCTTGAGGACGCTCTTTCCTATAAAACCTTATATAATCCTTTATTGCATATCTCAATGATGCTTCATCCATGATTTCATACATTTGGTACATCTCTGTTTTAATGATACCCCAAAAGCCTTCTGTAGGACCATTATCAATACAGTGACCAACTCTGGACATTGATTGTTCCATTTCCTGAACTTTTAGTTTATTTTGGAATACTTTACTTGTATATTGAAAGCCTCTATCACTATGAAAAATAGGTTTTGCATGGGGATTTGAAGAGATTGCTTTATCAAATGTTTTAAATACCAGCTTGCTATCATTCCTGCTACTGATTACATATGAAACAGGATACCTGTCATACAGATCTATGATTGCACTTAAATACAATTTCTTTCTTTCGCCGGGTACTTTGAATTCGGTTACATCTGTTGTCCACTTCTCATTTGGAGCTGTTGCATAGAAATCTCTATTAAGCTTATTCTCAGATATTGTTTCAGGTGTAGATGAATTATATTTCTTCTTTTTCTTCCTGATGACTGAATGTATGCTTAACTTCTTCATAATCCTGTGTACTCTGTTTTGGCTATAGTTGGTATGATTGAAGTTATTAATCCATGAAGTCATTCTACGATAGCCCAGGATATGGCGAAAGCGTTCGTCGTATTCTTTGATAAGTTCTGCAAGCTCAATATTTCCTAATTCCTGTTCCGGAGTCTTACGATGTAACCATTTATAATAAGCTGCCCGGGATATTCCAAGCTGTTTACACATCCATTCGATACTCCATTTCTTTGTTTCATGAAAATATCCAACAGCTAAATATTTTGTTTCGTAGCGCAGTTTGCCAAGTCTCACATCCCTTCGAATTCTTTCACTTTTTTTAACAATTCAACTACCATATCTTTTTCTTCAAGTTGGCGTTTGAGCCTGAGATTTTCCCGACGCAAACGTTCTAATTCACCTACCTCATCATCGGTTTTATGGCGACCACGTTTATCTGATAATCCCTCTTCTCCATTAGCGTCGTACTTTTTCACCCAGGAATAGACCTGACTGTATGAAACATCATAGATGCTTGCAGATTCTTTATAATCACGATTATGTTTAAGACAGTATTCAACGATTTCTTTACGTTCTTCAATAGATGTTCTTCTTCTTGCTTCTGCCATATAGACCTCCTTTTTAGGATTATAATCCTTAAGTTCTCTATTGGCATTATAACGCTTTATCCAGTTTCTGAGTACCTCTCTGGAAGATATATTGTATTTAGCAACGATATCATCTACACTTCCTTCGCCTGATAAAACAGCTTTAACACATATAATTTTAAAATCAGATGAATAGGAAGTGTTACCTGATTTGTGAGCGAATGCTGCAATTCCATAAATCGTATATTTTGAAATCCATTGTCTTAAGGTTTTACTTCCAATGTTATATTTAGCAGATATATAATCGTAGGAACCAACTCCATCAAGATACTCCTGTGAAACCTTTGCACGGAATTCAGGAGTATGTGGTGATTTTGCCATAAAATAATCCTCCATAAGTAGATTTTGGTTATTTACCATGTCTACTTATGGAGGATCATATCAAAGCTTTCCGGTGTCTTTTTGTTTGCGCGCCATGGGCGCGCTCTTATGGGTGCAAGTCCCAAACATGCCCAGGTAGTGGGAAATGTATAGCTAAACAGCAAGGGTGTCCATCGTGAGGTGGAATCTGAAGGAAGCTGTAAGCAAACCTCTGGTCTGACGGACAGAAATCGCATATAAGGCTAGGCTTTGAGAGATAAGTTGGCAAAAGACAACGAAGTCTAATAACTACCACATTTGTAGAAGCAGAGTAAATGCGGCGGATATATGGAGGGAAAGAGCGTACACCTTAAGCGTGGAGGTCTCACAGCGGTTTCATTAGCCGAGTAACAACGAACTGTGAGAAGTCAGCCGAGTCCATAGTAGTGAAGAAGTTTCTGTAATGGAAATGGAGCGAAGGGGCGAACAATCAATCAGTTGGAGTAGGTCTCGTATTGCAGAAATGACAACATCTGCCGTAATCAATCGGGATAATGGTGGTCAAATTTAGCGAGACGGAAAGGAAACAATGCATGGACACAAGTAGTCTAATGGAGCAGATACTAAGTAAAGAAAATCTTAATACAGCATATCTGCAAGTTGCACGAAACAAAGGTGCAGAGGGCGTGGACGATATGAAGTACACAGAACTCAAGGAACATCTTGAAAAGCACGGTGAAACCATTAAGGAACAGTTGAGAGCAAGAAAATATAAGCCTCAACCAGTACGCAGAGTAGAAATACCAAAGCCAGACGGTGGTGTCAGAAACCTAGGAGTAGCAACAGTAACAGACCGATTCGTACAACAAGCAATAGCACAGGTATTAACACCAATCTATGAAGAACAGTTCCATGACCATAGTTATGGATTTAGACCTAATAGATGTGCTCAACAAGCGATCATCACGGCACTTGATATGATGAATGATGGAAGCGCTTGGATTGTGGACATTGACTTGGAAAAGTTCTTTGATACAGTAAATCATGATAAGTTAATGACCTTAATAGGGAGGACAATCAAAGATGGCGATGTTATTTCTATCATCAGGAAGTTCTTGGTTAGT from Lacrimispora sphenoides JCM 1415 encodes the following:
- the rhaM gene encoding L-rhamnose mutarotase, which produces MIRKSFIMYLNEGMAEEYEKRHNLLWPEMKDMISRHGGHNYSIFLDEETNVLYGYIEIENEEKWAESADTPINRKWWDYMADIMKTNPDNSPVSIGLKPVFHLD
- a CDS encoding L-rhamnose isomerase; protein product: MTIKERYEAAKEAYKAVGVNTDEALEALKKIPISMHCWQGDDVIGFDGAGGLSGGIQTTGNYPGRARNPQELMNDMDKALSLIPGKHRINLHASYAVFEEGEWADRDQLERSHFAKWAEFAKERGIGIDFNPTLFSHPKAENATLSSEDEEIRSFWIRHVKACIRISEYFAVEQGTPCTMNIWIPDGFKDIPADRTSPRARLKDSLDQILSMDYDKTKVYVAVESKVFGIGVESCTVGSHEFYMNYASKNDILCLLDSGHYHPTEVVSDKISSMLLFFDKVALHVTRPVRWDSDHVVLFDDETKEIAKEIIRGGADRVLLALDFFDASINRLSAWIVGMRNMQKALLNALLLPNETLALLQKERKFTEQMMLQEELKLYPVGDVWNYFCEINGVPAKEDWFEEIRSYEKEVLLNRE
- the rhaD gene encoding rhamnulose-1-phosphate aldolase; amino-acid sequence: MNILDTEFVKGFIRLCDDGFRQNWHERNGGNLSYRIKESEVESVKESFTDKNPWQPIGTCVKGLAGEYFMVTGSGKYFRNVILDPEANTCIIEVDESGENYRIRWGLVNGGRPTSELPSHLMNHEVKKEATSGKHRVIYHAHPANVIALTFVLPLEDKVFTRELWEMATECPVVFPDGVGVVGWMVPGGRDIAVATSELMKKYDVAVWAHHGLFASGEDFDLTFGLMHTVEKSAEILVKVLSIRPDKLQTITPQNFRDLAVDFKVNLPEEFLYEK
- a CDS encoding IS3 family transposase, which produces MRLGKLRYETKYLAVGYFHETKKWSIEWMCKQLGISRAAYYKWLHRKTPEQELGNIELAELIKEYDERFRHILGYRRMTSWINNFNHTNYSQNRVHRIMKKLSIHSVIRKKKKKYNSSTPETISENKLNRDFYATAPNEKWTTDVTEFKVPGERKKLYLSAIIDLYDRYPVSYVISSRNDSKLVFKTFDKAISSNPHAKPIFHSDRGFQYTSKVFQNKLKVQEMEQSMSRVGHCIDNGPTEGFWGIIKTEMYQMYEIMDEASLRYAIKDYIRFYRKERPQDRYHCKTPLEVRTEALSSERPKEYPIPENKRIEKYKEKWCA
- a CDS encoding helix-turn-helix domain-containing protein, whose product is MAKSPHTPEFRAKVSQEYLDGVGSYDYISAKYNIGSKTLRQWISKYTIYGIAAFAHKSGNTSYSSDFKIICVKAVLSGEGSVDDIVAKYNISSREVLRNWIKRYNANRELKDYNPKKEVYMAEARRRTSIEERKEIVEYCLKHNRDYKESASIYDVSYSQVYSWVKKYDANGEEGLSDKRGRHKTDDEVGELERLRRENLRLKRQLEEKDMVVELLKKVKEFEGM